The following DNA comes from Methanothermobacter tenebrarum.
CCTTGGCAGGGTATATATCCCAGGGGAAGTTATAACAAACAACAATGGTATCATACAAGTAAAAATTGACAGTGAAATGATAAAAGGACTTACAACAATCGACGTGGAAAAACTCAAGGATTATCTCATAGAACTAGAACACGAATGTGAAGGTAATGTCTGCATAATAGAGGCAGTGGATGAGGAGGGTCAAGAATGAGTCAAACATTCCAAATAATCTCTATAATATTAGTAGGTTTTGTTGTTGTATCATTATTATGTCATATGCTTAACAGACACCCCATATAAAAAAATATAAAATAAAGGGAGTTTTATTTGGATGCTTTTATCTCCCTCACTTTTTCTAGGATTTTCTCCACAATTTCTTTATCTGGTAATAGGTCTGTTTCAACGACTTTTCTCATCCTTATAGGCACGCCTTCCATCCTATAAGCTGTGCCCTCTGCTTCAAGGCCGACGATAGCTGGTGGGATTATAATATCTGCTAATTCCGTTGTTGGAGTCCTGTGGGGTTCAACAGCTATCACTGGGATCTCTGTCATGTATTCAACAGCCTTCTGTGGGAAATGAGCCCCAGGGTCAGATGCTATAACCATCAATGCATCTGCTTCCCTGTTCTGGAGTAGATCATTCGCACCAGTCTCCCCAGGGTTGTATCTTGGTTCGCCAGCTGAAAAGTCGACACAGTATGGGAATCCGCTCTCCCAAGAAGCCACCTGGTTGAATCCGGTAACATTATAATGGCCTCTCATTGGTATTAGGTTGAATTTACCAAAGTCGTTCAAGTCTTCGGTTAGCATAATGGCCGTGTCAATGTTCCTGTGTTTTCCTCTACTCTGGGTTAGGCCCATACCCCAGAATAGTATCCCGAATTGGGCGTTTTTCATGATTTCAACTGCTTCTTCGATGGTTTCTCTTGGTATTCCTGCCACTTCCTCGTATAGTATTTCATGTCCTAATAGGTATGCTCTCATTGCATCGATAAGTTCATAGTCCCTGTCGAATTCTACCTGTAAGTGGATGTCTGCAAGTTTTGCGGTGTCTGTTTCCCTGGGATCTACTACGATGACTGTCCTGTCAGGTCTGCCACGTTCCCTGAAGAATCCTCTGGAGAATACATGCCGTGATATGTGTCTTGGGTGGGCGTGCATTGGGTTGCATCCCCAGTAGACTATAACATCTGCTCTGTTTTTAACTTCCCCGAGTGTACATGTGGGGTATCCCACGTCCTGTAGTGCTAGTACTGAAGGACCATGGCATACAGATGCTGTGTTGTCGATGACTGCTCCTGTTTCCTCTGCTAATTCCATGCCCACAGCATGCGCTTCACATTCAGTAGAACTCCAACCATATAATAGGGGTCTTTTGGCTTCTGCAAGGATCTCAGCGGCTTTTTCTATTGCTTCATCATAAGTTACTTCGATTAGTTCCCCATTTTTCCTTATGAGTGGTTTTGTATAGCGTGTTGCACCCTTTGTATGTACGAACTTGTTGTGAGCGATTCTGCAAGCGTTTATAGTACCTACTATTTCATTGTTTTCTACTTTACATATGATGTCGTCACATAGGGTTCCGCAGAAGGGGCAGACAACATTTTTAACATATTCCATGACGATACCTCCATCTTGGCCTCTTATGGGACTATATGGCCGTTACCTCTAACAGCCACGTATACTGTCCCTTTCGCGCCTTTAATAGCATGATCTCCTAGGAACTTGTAGAAAGCTCCGGGTATTGTTTGTCCATCTACTTCAATATCTTTTTCAACGCCTAGGTATTCGAATCCTGGGAGGAATTCGTTGACTATACCTTTTACTACTATTGTTCCTCCAGCCATTTCGGCACCGACCCTAGCAATAGCGTCTCCTTCGACTATGATAAGTCCATTGTTCATGTGTATTCCTGTCATTATGTTCACGTCGCCTTTGATGATGATTTTGCCACCGTTCATGTATTCTCCGATCTCGTTACCAGCGTTTCCATGGACTATTATGGTGCCGCCTTGCATGCCTCTCCAGTCTCCACGGTATGAGGATCCTACATAGTCTCCAGCATCTCCTAGGATTTCTAGTTCGCCACCCATCATGGTTTGCCCTGCCCATGGTCCGGCGTTTCCTTCAACTGTTATTTTACCACCTTTCATCTCAGCGCCGACATACATGTTGACATCGCCTTTTATGAGGATTTCGCCGGCGCTCATCCCTTCTCCTATCCTCTTTGTCCTGTCAACGTCGCCGTCAATGATTATTTTGAGGTCTGCAGGATTCTCGGATGATTCGCCAGTTACTTCGAAGAAGTCTGATAATTTAACAGGGGTGTTCCCATGGAGTATTTCAATGTTTTTGATCTCTTCGACAGTTTTACCTGCGAATACGTCAGGTTTTATGTTGGAGGCTTCTAATGGCACCTCTGGCTGGTCTAGAGGAGTTAATATTATCTCACTCATAACATCACCCCTTTAACTGGAGCAGACTTTGGCAGATATGTATCTTGTACAGGATAATTCTCTAGGTTTACAGAATAGTATTGTTTGAATTTTCTTTCAACATCAGCTAGGACTTCTTTGTATATGTCTTCTTCTACTTGGGTGTCAACCCAGTATGTTCTTCCATGTTCTCTTGTCTTGACAACGTTACCATCTTTTACTATTATTTTCCCATCTTTTAGGACGTAGCTTGCATTTTCGAATGCTTTTTCGATTTCCATGTAATCGTTGGATGGGTCTGTGGTCTCTGGGTTGATATCATATATTGCTATATCAGCATCTGCACCCACTCCAAGGTGTCCTTTAACATCACTTAATCCAAGGGCTTTTGCTGGTGTGGATCTTGAAACTTGGGCTATTTCATAGAATGTGTATTCTCTGTCAATGGTGGCTATGCTGCTCCTTCTCTGGGCCCAACTGTGCAATTTCTCTTCTATATATTCCATTCTGTATTTGTTACTCATTAGCCAAGCTTTGATCCTTGGGTACCTGGTGAATGGGCCGGCGTTTGGATGGTCTGTTGTAAGACAAACTTTGTTAGCATCCTTGATTAATAGGAATAATTCTAGGCCTATCCCCCATTGGACTGATGGGACCGGCGCTCTTGGCATGTATAAGAATGGGACTACACCTGCACCGGTTTCGAGTTCGACGTCACAGTTTGCCCATTTGAGGCCGTTTAGTGAGTGCAGGTCGTATTCCATTGGACCATCTGCTGTCATGGTGGTTGTTTCATCTAATGTTACTTGTCCAACGTCTATGATTAGATGGTCATGTTTGTTCACATAATCTGCTATTTCTGGGGCTCCTGATTCGAAGTCTCTCCATGTTGTCCCGGCATAACTATGGAATTGTACGTGCGTAGCATATAATATTGTATCTCTGCTTCCTACTGCCGGGTTGGGTTTTATGCCCTTGGGGACGTCAAAGGATGCGAGTGTTGTCTCGTAATTACCAGGGTGTCCGAGGTCGTTACAATGTAAGTGTATTGAATGTGGCATTCTTAATTTCTCATTGACTTCTGCGAGTCCTTTTATGATCTCTGCGGGGGTGATATCAAAGTATGGTGCGGGTTCGTGTATGCCATGAACGTTTCCACCCCATCCCCATGCTTCTGTACCTGCAGGGTTCACAAGTTTGATGGTGTAGCCTTTTGTGGCTTTTAGGAGCCATGATGCGTATGCTGCGCATCTGTCGATATCTCCTTCTTTGAGGTATTCCATTACGAACCAGTTGTTACCGAATAGTGTGTAGGCTGAATGGTCTATTAGGGGTGTGTCATGGAATTCTTCGTGTGTGTGTCTTGCGAGTAATGGTGGCATTGCAGCTTCCATTGCAGTGGTATAGCCCATCTTTGCATAATTGTATCCTGCCATGAAGGTTGAAGGGACTGAAAATCCGCTCCCGGCTCTTCCACCTTTAAATTTTGCAGCGGCTTTTTTACTGTCTTCTGGCCTGTAGGTTCTTCCTATGTTGACTTTTGGGCCTGCTATGTGTGCGTGTGGATCCACACCTCCAGGCATTACTATTTTGCCTGAGGCGTCGATAACTTTTGCATCGTCGCTGACGCTTTCAACGATTTTACCGTCTTTGACGCATATGTCCATCTTTTCCCCGTCAATGTCGTTTAGGGGGCAGTAAACAAATCCGTTTTTTATTATAAGCTCCATTTTTATCCTCCCTTAAATTTGACCGAGTTTGCCATAAACTTTTTTCATTAATGTGGGCATGTCAAGGACTTCTTCATCTGTTGGTATGACTTCTACAGGAATGTTTTTAAAGCTTGGTGTTGCTGTGGAGTCTGTGTTGGGTCTTACAACGCGATTGGCCCATGGCCCCATTGGAATGTATATCATGTCTTCTGGTAGGGCTTCTTTTGCTTCGGCAACTTTAACGACAACGTCTCCGTATTCTGAGATGACTTTTACGTTGTCGCCTTCTTTTACTCCCAGTTCTCTCATCATCTCGGGGTTCATGTAGACTATTGCAGCAGCATCCACGTATAATTTAAGGTCTTTCCCGGCTTCTATGGCTTGTCCTTGCCATATGGTTCTACCAGTATTTAGTATTGCTCTCATTCTGATTCCTCCAGTCTTATTGCATCTACGGGACAGCTTTCAACGCATGTTCCACATTTTCCGCAAAGATCTGGATTTTTTATGTTGATGACACCATCTTCTACTATCATTATAACTTCTACGTCTTCTGTTGGTCCTTTACCTCCTGCGATTTCAGGACTTCTTAGGGCATTTACTGGACATGCTACGACGCAGTTTCCACACCCGTGACAGAGGTCTGGGTATGCTTTTAATTCGATTGCCATTGGTTAAACCCCCATTATTTTGTTAAGGATTCGAATGCATTTTGCCATGCTTTTGATCTGGTTGGTGTGTAGTTGATGTTTGTCCTTTTGACTGTTATTGCATCTACAGGACAAGATTTTTCGCATGCTCCACAGTAGATGCAGAATTTTTCGTCTTTGTGGAGCTTTTCGGGTTTTTCTCCGGGTTTTTCCGGTTTGGGGAATGAGAGGACGTTACATGGGCATACCATGACGCATGTTTCGCATCCTTGACATTTTTCTTCGTCGAGTATTAGTTCGCCTTCGAATGGTTTTGTGACCTTGGCAGCGTCTACTGGGCAAATTTCTTGGCACCATCCACAGTTGACACATAATTCGGGGTCTATGTAGGATGTTCCTGTTATTTCTGGTTCTTCTATTTCATAGTCTCCGTATGGGCAGATTCTACATACTTGCATTATTGCGTCGACTGGGCATACTCTCTTGCAGATTCCACAGTGTACGCATTTGTCTTCGTCTACGTTGATGTCGCTTGCTATAACTGGGTTTATTGATGTTGGTTCTTCGTAGGTTATTTCGATGGCGTCTGCTGGGCACATTTCTTCACAGATTCCGCAGTAGATGCATGTGTCTTTGTCTATTTCGATTTCTCCCGTGACTAGATCTTTTCTTTCTGGGAGGTCTCTTGTTATGGTTATGGCGTCTTGTGGGCATGCTGTTTCACAAGCTTTACAGTTTATGCATTCTTCTTCGTCGATTTCGGCAGATTTTAACAGTTGTGGATATGCTGGGATTTCTTTTATGGATGTGCCATCTATTTGAAGATCTAGTGCTTGGAATGGGCATATTGAACTGCACATCCCGCATAGTACGCATTTTTCTTCGTCTATTGTTATTTTACCTGTTTCTTGTTCTGTCCTGATCATGGCACCTGTGGGGTTGACTTCAATTGCTTCTACTGGGCATATTTCTTCACATAATCCGCAGACTGCGCAGAGACCGTTGTTGAAAGACAATTTTCGCGTTTCTTCGCCGGCTCTTTCAACTGTGATGTTCCCCCCTTCCTCTATTACTTCTGTAGTCTCCATCAATCTTCTACCTCCTCAATTTCTATAGAATTTGTCGGACACATTTCAACACATATGAGGCAACCACAACACCATTTAGGGTTGATTTCTGC
Coding sequences within:
- a CDS encoding DUF2097 domain-containing protein, whose protein sequence is METEKRCATCEELCRYIKEEVKPGDIVRLSLGRVYIPGEVITNNNGIIQVKIDSEMIKGLTTIDVEKLKDYLIELEHECEGNVCIIEAVDEEGQE
- the fwdF gene encoding tungsten-dependent formylmethanofuran dehydrogenase subunit FwdF produces the protein METTEVIEEGGNITVERAGEETRKLSFNNGLCAVCGLCEEICPVEAIEVNPTGAMIRTEQETGKITIDEEKCVLCGMCSSICPFQALDLQIDGTSIKEIPAYPQLLKSAEIDEEECINCKACETACPQDAITITRDLPERKDLVTGEIEIDKDTCIYCGICEEMCPADAIEITYEEPTSINPVIASDINVDEDKCVHCGICKRVCPVDAIMQVCRICPYGDYEIEEPEITGTSYIDPELCVNCGWCQEICPVDAAKVTKPFEGELILDEEKCQGCETCVMVCPCNVLSFPKPEKPGEKPEKLHKDEKFCIYCGACEKSCPVDAITVKRTNINYTPTRSKAWQNAFESLTK
- a CDS encoding 4Fe-4S binding protein; this encodes MAIELKAYPDLCHGCGNCVVACPVNALRSPEIAGGKGPTEDVEVIMIVEDGVINIKNPDLCGKCGTCVESCPVDAIRLEESE
- the fwdD gene encoding tungsten-dependent formylmethanofuran dehydrogenase subunit FwdD, with the translated sequence MRAILNTGRTIWQGQAIEAGKDLKLYVDAAAIVYMNPEMMRELGVKEGDNVKVISEYGDVVVKVAEAKEALPEDMIYIPMGPWANRVVRPNTDSTATPSFKNIPVEVIPTDEEVLDMPTLMKKVYGKLGQI
- the fwdA gene encoding tungsten-dependent formylmethanofuran dehydrogenase subunit FwdA, whose translation is MELIIKNGFVYCPLNDIDGEKMDICVKDGKIVESVSDDAKVIDASGKIVMPGGVDPHAHIAGPKVNIGRTYRPEDSKKAAAKFKGGRAGSGFSVPSTFMAGYNYAKMGYTTAMEAAMPPLLARHTHEEFHDTPLIDHSAYTLFGNNWFVMEYLKEGDIDRCAAYASWLLKATKGYTIKLVNPAGTEAWGWGGNVHGIHEPAPYFDITPAEIIKGLAEVNEKLRMPHSIHLHCNDLGHPGNYETTLASFDVPKGIKPNPAVGSRDTILYATHVQFHSYAGTTWRDFESGAPEIADYVNKHDHLIIDVGQVTLDETTTMTADGPMEYDLHSLNGLKWANCDVELETGAGVVPFLYMPRAPVPSVQWGIGLELFLLIKDANKVCLTTDHPNAGPFTRYPRIKAWLMSNKYRMEYIEEKLHSWAQRRSSIATIDREYTFYEIAQVSRSTPAKALGLSDVKGHLGVGADADIAIYDINPETTDPSNDYMEIEKAFENASYVLKDGKIIVKDGNVVKTREHGRTYWVDTQVEEDIYKEVLADVERKFKQYYSVNLENYPVQDTYLPKSAPVKGVML
- a CDS encoding formylmethanofuran dehydrogenase subunit B — encoded protein: MEYVKNVVCPFCGTLCDDIICKVENNEIVGTINACRIAHNKFVHTKGATRYTKPLIRKNGELIEVTYDEAIEKAAEILAEAKRPLLYGWSSTECEAHAVGMELAEETGAVIDNTASVCHGPSVLALQDVGYPTCTLGEVKNRADVIVYWGCNPMHAHPRHISRHVFSRGFFRERGRPDRTVIVVDPRETDTAKLADIHLQVEFDRDYELIDAMRAYLLGHEILYEEVAGIPRETIEEAVEIMKNAQFGILFWGMGLTQSRGKHRNIDTAIMLTEDLNDFGKFNLIPMRGHYNVTGFNQVASWESGFPYCVDFSAGEPRYNPGETGANDLLQNREADALMVIASDPGAHFPQKAVEYMTEIPVIAVEPHRTPTTELADIIIPPAIVGLEAEGTAYRMEGVPIRMRKVVETDLLPDKEIVEKILEKVREIKASK
- the fwdC gene encoding tungsten-dependent formylmethanofuran dehydrogenase subunit FwdC, producing the protein MSEIILTPLDQPEVPLEASNIKPDVFAGKTVEEIKNIEILHGNTPVKLSDFFEVTGESSENPADLKIIIDGDVDRTKRIGEGMSAGEILIKGDVNMYVGAEMKGGKITVEGNAGPWAGQTMMGGELEILGDAGDYVGSSYRGDWRGMQGGTIIVHGNAGNEIGEYMNGGKIIIKGDVNIMTGIHMNNGLIIVEGDAIARVGAEMAGGTIVVKGIVNEFLPGFEYLGVEKDIEVDGQTIPGAFYKFLGDHAIKGAKGTVYVAVRGNGHIVP